One Psychrosphaera aestuarii DNA window includes the following coding sequences:
- the bioA gene encoding adenosylmethionine--8-amino-7-oxononanoate transaminase translates to MNKKTTTHTTIDINFDKEHIWHPYTSMTNPLPCYPVKSAEGVYIELEDGTKLIDGMSSWWSVIHGYNNEHINEAISSQLKKMSHVMFGGLTHEPAVNLAKHLVELTPDGLNKVFLADSGSVSIEVALKMAIQYQLGKGHIGRNRFIALKHGYHGDTFGAMAVCDPLNSMHSLYSGMMPQNYFIDSPTSKPTDSFQHNELAELADVLECRSDTVAALIIEPIVQGAGGMRFYHPDYLSGAKKLCEKYGVLLIADEIATGFGRTGKMFACEHANITPDILCVGKAITGGYMTLAAAICTDEVAITLSNSRAGVLMHGPTFMGNPLACAAANASMELLKAGTWENQVKNINRILNQELNSANQLERVTEARVFGAIGVIEMKEAVDVASIQKQFVDKGIWVRPFGKLIYVMPPYIISEIELTELLQKMLLVVKSL, encoded by the coding sequence ATGAACAAAAAGACAACAACTCATACCACTATAGATATTAATTTCGATAAAGAACACATTTGGCATCCATATACATCGATGACAAACCCGTTGCCCTGCTATCCAGTAAAATCAGCAGAAGGTGTGTATATTGAATTAGAGGATGGCACAAAGCTTATTGACGGTATGTCCTCATGGTGGTCTGTAATTCATGGTTATAATAATGAGCACATAAATGAAGCGATATCGAGTCAACTAAAAAAAATGAGCCACGTTATGTTCGGTGGGTTGACGCATGAACCTGCTGTGAATTTAGCAAAGCATTTGGTTGAGCTTACACCGGATGGTCTAAATAAAGTTTTTTTAGCGGATAGTGGCTCGGTATCTATTGAAGTGGCATTAAAAATGGCTATTCAATATCAGTTGGGTAAAGGTCATATCGGTAGAAATCGATTTATTGCTTTAAAACATGGCTATCATGGCGATACTTTTGGCGCTATGGCGGTCTGCGATCCTCTTAATTCAATGCACAGCTTATATTCTGGCATGATGCCGCAAAACTACTTTATTGACTCTCCTACAAGTAAGCCTACAGACTCATTTCAGCATAATGAACTTGCTGAATTGGCTGACGTCTTAGAGTGTCGTAGCGACACCGTTGCTGCACTAATTATAGAGCCCATCGTTCAAGGTGCAGGCGGAATGCGATTTTACCACCCTGACTATTTAAGCGGCGCAAAAAAGCTATGTGAGAAGTACGGCGTATTACTTATCGCAGATGAAATTGCGACTGGCTTTGGAAGAACGGGAAAAATGTTTGCATGTGAGCATGCTAACATTACGCCAGATATATTATGTGTCGGCAAAGCGATCACAGGTGGGTATATGACATTGGCCGCCGCAATTTGTACTGATGAAGTTGCCATCACACTCAGTAATAGTCGTGCTGGAGTGCTAATGCATGGCCCTACTTTTATGGGTAATCCATTAGCTTGTGCAGCGGCAAATGCCAGTATGGAATTATTGAAAGCTGGAACATGGGAAAACCAAGTAAAAAACATAAATAGAATATTAAATCAGGAACTTAACTCCGCAAATCAACTGGAACGCGTTACTGAGGCTCGTGTTTTTGGAGCCATTGGAGTGATTGAAATGAAGGAAGCGGTTGATGTCGCCAGCATACAAAAACAATTTGTAGATAAAGGCATTTGGGTAAGACCGTTTGGCAAACTAATTTATGTAATGCCGCCGTATATCATATCTGAAATAGAGCTAACCGAATTATTACAAAAGATGCTGTTGGTAGTGAAATCGCTGTGA
- a CDS encoding AAA family ATPase: protein MSNKVFIIRGLPGAGKSNYVTLLTADLSPNDYAIHSTDHYFYSEGSYMFNPRQLEQFHQQNQAAFGKSLQKKVPLVICDNTNIEAWQIDNYVTLAKKYNYEIEVVSIGFFKSPQHQTLYANRNNHNVELGVIQSMAKKSQRFHYQQHLL from the coding sequence GTGTCTAATAAAGTATTTATTATTAGGGGGTTACCAGGGGCCGGGAAGTCTAATTACGTGACATTGTTGACGGCTGATTTATCACCAAATGACTACGCAATTCATAGTACCGATCATTATTTTTACAGCGAAGGTTCATATATGTTTAACCCTCGCCAATTAGAGCAGTTTCACCAACAAAACCAAGCTGCGTTTGGTAAGTCGTTACAAAAAAAGGTACCACTGGTAATTTGTGATAATACCAACATTGAAGCATGGCAAATCGACAACTACGTAACATTAGCTAAAAAATATAACTACGAAATAGAAGTTGTATCGATTGGCTTTTTTAAAAGCCCGCAACATCAAACATTATATGCTAATCGGAATAATCATAATGTAGAGTTAGGTGTCATTCAATCAATGGCGAAGAAGTCACAGCGATTTCACTACCAACAGCATCTTTTGTAA
- the asnS gene encoding asparagine--tRNA ligase, with translation MAHNSVKSLLAGELSAGEIVTVKGWIRTKRDSKAGISFLAVHDGSCFDPIQAVVPSDLANYDDITKLTTSCSVSVTGKLVQSEGQGQAVEIQADSVEIIGWVENPDTYPMAAKRHSIEYLREHAHLRPRTNIIGAVARVRNCLSQAIHRFFHEQGYYWVSTPIITASDCEGAGEMFRVSTLDMVNTPMTDDGKVDYSQDFFGKEAYLTVSGQLNGETYACALSKIYTFGPTFRAENSNTSRHLAEFWMIEPEVAFADLNDIAQLSEDLLKYVFKAVLNELPDDMKFFEQRVEKTAISRLQQVVDSSFVRMDYTDAIDILLNSGKKFEFPVKWGIDLSSEHERYLAEEHVGAPIIMQNYPRDIKAFYMRQNDDGKTVAAMDVLAPGIGEIIGGSQREERLDIFDARLEEMGLSKEDYSWYRDLRRYGTVPHAGFGLGFERLVAYVTGMQNVRDVIAFPRAPGTANY, from the coding sequence ATGGCACATAACTCAGTAAAATCTTTATTAGCTGGCGAACTAAGCGCTGGTGAAATCGTAACAGTAAAAGGCTGGATACGCACGAAACGTGACTCTAAAGCTGGCATTTCATTTTTAGCCGTTCACGACGGTTCTTGTTTTGATCCGATTCAAGCTGTAGTGCCAAGTGATTTAGCGAATTACGATGATATCACTAAATTAACAACTAGTTGCTCTGTTTCTGTAACGGGCAAGTTGGTTCAGTCTGAAGGTCAAGGCCAAGCTGTTGAAATTCAAGCAGACTCAGTAGAGATAATTGGCTGGGTAGAAAATCCAGATACATACCCAATGGCTGCTAAACGTCATTCAATTGAATATCTCAGAGAGCATGCTCACCTTCGCCCTCGTACTAACATTATTGGTGCGGTAGCACGTGTTCGTAACTGTTTATCACAGGCTATTCATCGCTTTTTCCACGAACAAGGTTATTACTGGGTTAGCACTCCTATTATAACGGCATCAGACTGCGAAGGCGCAGGAGAAATGTTCCGCGTTTCGACGCTAGACATGGTTAATACGCCGATGACTGACGATGGGAAAGTTGACTATAGCCAAGACTTTTTTGGTAAAGAAGCATACTTAACTGTATCTGGCCAGCTAAATGGTGAAACCTATGCTTGCGCATTAAGCAAAATATATACATTTGGTCCTACCTTCCGTGCTGAAAATTCAAATACTAGCCGCCATTTGGCTGAATTTTGGATGATTGAACCAGAAGTCGCGTTTGCCGATTTAAATGACATCGCACAATTATCAGAAGATCTACTAAAATACGTGTTTAAAGCGGTTTTAAATGAACTACCAGACGACATGAAGTTTTTCGAGCAGCGAGTTGAAAAAACAGCCATATCTCGACTTCAGCAAGTGGTTGATTCTAGCTTTGTTCGCATGGATTATACAGACGCAATCGATATTCTACTTAACTCTGGCAAGAAGTTTGAGTTCCCAGTTAAATGGGGCATCGACCTATCTTCAGAGCATGAGCGTTATTTAGCTGAAGAGCATGTAGGTGCGCCAATTATCATGCAAAACTATCCGCGTGATATTAAAGCGTTTTATATGCGTCAAAATGACGACGGTAAAACGGTAGCGGCAATGGATGTTTTGGCACCAGGCATTGGTGAAATCATTGGTGGTTCTCAACGTGAAGAGCGTTTAGACATATTTGATGCTCGATTAGAAGAAATGGGCTTAAGCAAAGAAGACTACAGCTGGTATCGTGATTTACGCCGTTACGGCACAGTGCCTCACGCTGGCTTTGGTCTTGGGTTCGAACGTTTAGTTGCATATGTAACTGGTATGCAAAACGTTCGTGACGTTATTGCTTTCCCACGTGCACCAGGCACCGCAAATTACTAA
- a CDS encoding DUF3010 family protein → MNLLGVELNNKEAVFVLMNSEGGMFNVKETRTRGIELRDAENADGIRAFYSIFKKMVEDYKVDTIAIKQRPMRGKFSGSANSFKMEAAIQLIDDVKVAMVNNKDIKETLKRNPLEYTMKDLELRQFQESAFHTAYTFALAND, encoded by the coding sequence ATGAACTTATTAGGCGTAGAACTTAATAATAAAGAAGCTGTTTTTGTATTAATGAACAGTGAAGGCGGCATGTTTAACGTAAAAGAAACTCGTACAAGAGGTATTGAACTGCGTGATGCCGAAAATGCAGACGGCATTCGTGCGTTTTATTCTATTTTTAAAAAGATGGTAGAAGATTACAAAGTCGACACTATTGCAATCAAACAACGTCCTATGCGTGGTAAATTTTCTGGCAGTGCGAATAGCTTCAAAATGGAAGCTGCTATCCAGTTAATTGATGACGTAAAAGTTGCAATGGTTAACAACAAAGATATAAAAGAAACGTTAAAACGTAATCCTCTTGAATATACGATGAAAGACTTAGAGCTTCGTCAATTTCAAGAAAGCGCTTTTCACACCGCATATACTTTCGCACTGGCGAACGATTAA
- a CDS encoding response regulator produces the protein MSKSILVIDDADDILVLFKELLSDLGFSSVVCVSTGGAAIDVLKEQTFDLVILDIELPDINGKKVLDRINVENIDVPVVMCSSYNSVDNVQVTWEMGAKGFLSKPIDPVKLKNLLQRIGILQ, from the coding sequence ATGTCGAAAAGTATCTTAGTCATTGATGATGCCGATGATATTTTGGTCTTGTTTAAAGAGCTATTGTCCGATTTAGGCTTTAGCTCTGTTGTTTGTGTTTCAACTGGTGGCGCAGCCATTGACGTACTTAAAGAACAAACATTCGACCTAGTTATTTTAGATATTGAATTGCCCGATATTAATGGCAAAAAAGTATTAGACAGAATTAATGTAGAAAACATCGACGTTCCCGTCGTTATGTGTTCATCTTATAACTCAGTAGATAATGTACAAGTTACCTGGGAAATGGGGGCTAAAGGCTTTTTATCCAAACCTATCGACCCCGTAAAGTTAAAAAATCTGCTGCAGCGAATTGGAATTTTACAATGA
- the pepE gene encoding dipeptidase PepE, which translates to MTNALLLSASREGNTGYLEHAIPLIKAFLSQLTCSSTPKILFVPYAGVSVSYDDYFEMVKKALTSLPVEITSIHHYDDQKTAIRNSDIVLVGGGNTFALLDRLYQLDLILELQQQIDNGTAYIGWSAGSNIAGASIRTTNDMPIVEPKSFDALNILPFQINPHYTDYQAPGHNGETREMRLQEFMVLNPKTTVVGIQEGSALLLANGKLTLLGDKQAYEFKAGNKVTVESNHDFSYLLGTSI; encoded by the coding sequence ATGACAAACGCCCTGCTCTTAAGTGCCTCGCGAGAAGGTAATACCGGTTACCTAGAACATGCAATCCCATTAATTAAAGCGTTTTTATCTCAGTTGACATGCTCTTCAACGCCTAAAATACTGTTTGTTCCTTATGCCGGCGTCTCTGTTTCTTACGATGACTATTTTGAAATGGTTAAGAAAGCGCTAACGAGTTTACCCGTTGAAATAACCTCGATACACCATTATGACGACCAGAAAACAGCAATTAGAAATAGCGACATTGTTCTAGTTGGTGGAGGCAATACTTTTGCGTTACTTGACCGTTTATATCAGCTCGATTTGATCTTGGAACTACAACAACAAATAGATAATGGCACTGCCTATATTGGTTGGAGTGCAGGCTCGAATATTGCCGGTGCAAGTATCAGAACAACTAACGATATGCCAATTGTTGAGCCTAAATCGTTTGATGCGCTTAATATTTTACCGTTTCAAATAAATCCGCACTACACCGATTATCAAGCTCCAGGCCACAATGGCGAAACCCGCGAAATGCGTTTACAAGAGTTTATGGTGCTCAACCCTAAAACTACGGTTGTTGGTATTCAAGAAGGTAGCGCTTTGCTGTTAGCGAATGGCAAACTAACCTTACTTGGTGACAAACAAGCTTATGAATTTAAGGCAGGTAATAAAGTAACTGTTGAGTCAAATCACGACTTTAGTTATTTGCTTGGTACTTCTATATGA
- the pssA gene encoding CDP-diacylglycerol--serine O-phosphatidyltransferase: MTYSELIDLNNSVAMNANELEILYSAKEYKTRLVEYIKSAKNRIYITALYLQDDEAGREILDALYQAKQVSPELDIKIFVDAHRARRGLIGAKDQEGNRAFYLNKAKEFGCEVKIFGVAVKNKELFGVLHLKGMVFDDCLFFTGASINDIYLHQKDKYRLDRYYLFNSTVLADSFVKYLNQVFVHSDLAPRLNKGEFPILPDLKKLILQLRHYLTNSEYKISSPTTNASELLVEPLVGFGKKHNNLNNKIRKLIQKSEQSVVMFTPYFNLPKVLTRDVAKALKRGVKIEITVGDKTANDFFIHDVEKFTTIGIVPYVYEILLVRFAKRWKKYIDNGQLVVRLWKHEQNSYHLKGMIVDSRYHLITGSNINPRAWTLDLENGLLIDDPGKKLMPMVQKEIEMIYQHTDIVESYKQLDSIKDYPTKPQKLLNKIRMTQIDRILKRLL; this comes from the coding sequence ATGACATACTCAGAACTGATTGATTTGAATAACTCCGTGGCAATGAATGCCAATGAATTGGAGATATTATACTCAGCAAAAGAATATAAAACGCGCTTAGTTGAATATATTAAGTCAGCTAAAAATCGTATATATATTACGGCGTTATATTTACAGGACGATGAGGCTGGAAGAGAAATATTAGATGCTCTTTATCAAGCCAAACAAGTTTCTCCTGAACTAGATATTAAAATTTTTGTTGATGCACACCGCGCTCGTAGAGGGTTAATTGGTGCAAAAGATCAGGAAGGCAATAGAGCTTTTTATCTAAATAAAGCAAAAGAATTTGGTTGTGAAGTTAAGATCTTTGGTGTTGCAGTAAAAAATAAAGAGCTGTTTGGCGTTTTGCATCTTAAAGGCATGGTCTTTGACGACTGTTTGTTTTTTACCGGTGCAAGTATCAATGATATTTATTTGCACCAAAAGGATAAGTATCGCTTAGACCGATATTACTTATTTAATAGCACAGTATTAGCTGATAGTTTTGTTAAGTATTTAAATCAAGTTTTTGTTCATTCAGATTTAGCGCCTCGCTTAAATAAAGGTGAATTCCCAATACTGCCGGACTTGAAAAAGCTTATTCTGCAGTTAAGACATTATCTTACAAATAGTGAATATAAAATATCGTCACCTACAACAAACGCGAGTGAACTGCTCGTTGAGCCACTTGTTGGGTTTGGTAAAAAGCATAACAATCTTAATAACAAAATTAGAAAGTTAATTCAAAAGAGTGAACAGTCGGTAGTTATGTTTACGCCCTACTTTAACTTACCTAAAGTGTTAACTCGTGACGTAGCGAAAGCGCTGAAACGAGGCGTTAAAATAGAGATTACCGTCGGTGATAAAACAGCAAATGACTTTTTTATCCACGATGTAGAAAAGTTTACTACTATCGGCATTGTTCCGTATGTGTATGAAATTTTGTTAGTTCGATTTGCTAAACGCTGGAAAAAGTATATCGACAATGGCCAACTTGTTGTTCGGCTATGGAAACATGAACAAAATAGTTACCACTTAAAAGGAATGATTGTTGATTCCCGTTATCATCTTATTACCGGTAGCAACATAAATCCAAGAGCATGGACATTAGATTTGGAAAATGGTTTGTTGATTGACGACCCAGGTAAAAAGCTAATGCCTATGGTTCAAAAAGAGATAGAAATGATTTATCAACATACTGACATTGTTGAAAGTTATAAACAGTTAGACAGTATTAAAGACTATCCAACTAAGCCTCAAAAACTATTGAACAAAATACGAATGACTCAAATTGACCGTATATTAAAACGCCTGCTTTAA
- a CDS encoding RNA methyltransferase, producing the protein MNNQDVTICLTNPKSPSNVGAILRAAGCYNIPALLYTGNRYNKAKKHATDTQNVGNEISVTHVESFLESKPDDVKLVCIDFAEGAVPLPVFEHPEKAFYVFGPEDGSLKQDIVDAADFVVYMPTNGSLNLAAAANVVLYDRAAKSFSGHDDDLIRKSRDVNNRLKVPA; encoded by the coding sequence ATGAATAATCAAGATGTCACTATTTGTTTAACAAACCCGAAAAGCCCCAGTAATGTTGGGGCGATTCTTAGAGCAGCAGGCTGTTATAATATTCCTGCTTTGCTTTATACGGGAAACCGTTACAACAAAGCAAAAAAACATGCGACGGATACTCAAAATGTTGGCAATGAAATTTCTGTCACTCATGTAGAGTCATTTTTAGAGTCGAAACCAGACGATGTAAAGTTGGTTTGTATTGACTTTGCAGAAGGTGCAGTGCCGCTGCCTGTTTTTGAGCATCCAGAAAAAGCGTTTTACGTCTTTGGGCCAGAAGATGGCTCATTGAAACAAGATATTGTTGATGCTGCTGATTTTGTTGTTTACATGCCAACTAACGGAAGCTTAAATTTGGCTGCGGCCGCAAACGTTGTGCTTTATGATAGAGCCGCAAAATCGTTCTCAGGCCATGATGATGACTTGATCAGAAAAAGTCGTGATGTGAATAACCGCTTAAAAGTGCCTGCTTAA
- a CDS encoding FAD-dependent oxidoreductase has product MSYPHLFQPLDLGFTQLKNRVLMGSMHIGLEEEKNGFNRLAQFYKERAEGGVGLIVTGGIAPNFAGRVEPRGAQLSHFWHVGKHKKITNAVHEADGKICLQILHTGRYAYHPFSVSASAIKAPISPFKPKALSARGIRKTINDFANCAKLARKAGYDGVEVMGSEGYLINQFIAPKTNKRTDQYGGSFENRTRIAIDIVRAIREQVGDDFIIIFRLSMLDLVDNGSTFEEVVALAKMLEKAGVTLLNTGIGWHEARIPTIVTSVPRKAFTWISEKIKKEVSIPVITTNRINTPEIAESILADGQADMVSMARPLLADENFVNKAKAGQADRINTCIACNQACLDHVFKRQQASCLVNPRAGYETELVFKTVVNKKKLAVVGAGPAGMAFSCYAAERGHEVHLFDQANEIGGQFNIAKTIPGKEEFYETIRYFENRVKDAGVHLHLGERQSAESLASQGFDQVIVATGIIPRELNLPGFDDERVMSYLDVLRDKKEVGNKVAVIGAGGIGFDVSAALTQPKSHSLDLEAWLAYWGVDTDYKNRGAIKPMKDDPPAREVTLMQRKTTKVGAGLGKTSGWVHRAELKRAGVTMLNGVEYRSFSEKGLEIAIDGQVQYLDVDNVIVCAGQLSNNKLADELKALGQSVEIIGGAFVAAELDAKRAIRQGAELAAKI; this is encoded by the coding sequence ATGTCATATCCTCATTTATTTCAACCATTAGACTTAGGTTTCACGCAGTTAAAGAACAGAGTTTTAATGGGCTCAATGCATATTGGTCTTGAAGAAGAAAAAAACGGCTTCAATCGTTTAGCGCAATTTTATAAAGAACGAGCTGAAGGTGGTGTTGGTCTAATCGTTACAGGCGGTATTGCGCCTAACTTTGCGGGCAGAGTAGAGCCAAGAGGTGCTCAATTAAGTCATTTTTGGCATGTTGGTAAACACAAAAAAATAACCAACGCCGTTCATGAAGCCGACGGCAAAATATGTTTACAAATATTGCACACTGGTCGATATGCATACCATCCTTTTAGCGTCTCTGCTTCTGCTATTAAAGCGCCAATTTCGCCATTTAAGCCAAAAGCACTCAGTGCGCGTGGTATTCGTAAAACGATTAACGATTTTGCTAATTGTGCAAAGTTAGCCCGAAAAGCCGGATACGACGGCGTCGAAGTGATGGGTTCAGAAGGTTACTTGATTAACCAGTTTATTGCGCCTAAAACCAATAAAAGGACAGATCAATACGGTGGTAGCTTTGAGAACAGAACTCGTATTGCAATTGATATTGTTCGTGCGATAAGAGAACAAGTTGGTGACGACTTTATTATCATTTTCCGTTTATCTATGCTTGATTTGGTTGATAACGGCTCGACATTTGAAGAAGTTGTTGCGCTTGCAAAAATGTTAGAAAAAGCAGGTGTTACGCTATTAAACACTGGTATTGGTTGGCATGAGGCTCGTATACCTACCATCGTTACGTCTGTGCCTCGTAAAGCATTTACTTGGATTAGTGAAAAGATTAAAAAAGAAGTTTCGATTCCGGTAATCACCACAAACCGTATCAACACGCCTGAAATCGCGGAGTCTATTTTAGCAGACGGTCAGGCCGACATGGTGTCAATGGCGCGACCTTTGTTAGCGGATGAAAACTTTGTTAATAAAGCCAAAGCTGGCCAAGCAGATCGAATAAACACCTGCATAGCCTGCAACCAGGCTTGTTTAGATCATGTATTTAAACGTCAACAAGCAAGTTGTTTAGTTAATCCAAGAGCAGGTTACGAAACCGAGTTGGTTTTCAAAACCGTAGTAAATAAGAAAAAGTTAGCAGTTGTTGGCGCAGGACCAGCGGGTATGGCATTTTCATGTTATGCAGCTGAACGAGGTCATGAAGTCCATTTGTTTGATCAGGCTAATGAAATTGGTGGCCAGTTCAATATCGCCAAAACGATCCCGGGTAAAGAAGAGTTTTACGAGACGATTCGCTATTTTGAAAATAGAGTTAAAGATGCTGGTGTTCATTTACACTTAGGTGAACGTCAGTCTGCAGAATCTTTAGCCAGCCAAGGCTTTGACCAAGTAATTGTCGCGACAGGTATAATTCCTCGTGAATTAAACTTACCAGGTTTTGATGACGAACGCGTTATGAGTTACCTTGACGTACTTCGTGACAAAAAAGAAGTAGGCAATAAAGTAGCGGTCATTGGTGCCGGTGGCATTGGGTTTGATGTATCGGCTGCATTAACACAGCCTAAATCCCATTCACTAGACTTAGAAGCTTGGTTAGCTTATTGGGGCGTTGACACTGATTATAAAAACCGTGGCGCAATTAAACCAATGAAGGACGATCCACCTGCACGTGAAGTAACCTTAATGCAACGTAAAACAACGAAGGTTGGTGCTGGACTAGGTAAAACGTCTGGTTGGGTTCATCGAGCCGAGTTGAAGCGAGCGGGCGTAACCATGTTAAATGGAGTTGAATACCGGTCGTTTTCAGAAAAAGGATTGGAAATAGCCATCGATGGTCAAGTTCAATACTTAGATGTTGATAACGTTATTGTTTGTGCTGGACAATTATCAAATAATAAATTGGCGGACGAGTTAAAAGCGTTAGGTCAGTCGGTTGAAATTATTGGTGGTGCATTTGTTGCTGCCGAACTTGATGCCAAACGTGCTATTCGTCAAGGTGCTGAGCTAGCTGCAAAAATTTAA
- the sppA gene encoding signal peptide peptidase SppA — MSSEITTNKNWFFDLIRACWGVLNFTRKAILNIIFIILAVIIFGAISSKKDQPIIFSDNSVLELKLVGDIVEEKAVVDPYAELMNDALGATNTRKELLLTDILNAIDFAANDKKITMLKLDLHGLQGAGLSKLQEVANAIKQFKKTSGKPVVAYGDFFTQSQYYLASHADTVILHPMGSIILDGFGRYNTYYKSALEKLNVNSHIFRVGTFKSAIEPYIRDDMSEAAKEANSQWLNELWDMYKTDVAVQRDLNESHFDEKLSIFYDKFKSVDGDFSDLALTNKWIDMVMTHQEFDAYMKQELNASKENVITLNKYLDFVDQTFPVLNADKVAIVVASGTIYDGNAKPGEIGGHSTAKLLKDARLDDSVKAIVLRVDSPGGSAFASEIIRNEIEAIKASGKPIVTSMSTLAASGGYWIAASTDKIWASPSTITGSIGIFGMFLTYEETLAKLGIYTDGVGTTELAGLSSARKLPSEMKNIIQLSIENGYRQFLNLVSQERDMTVKEVDKIAQGRVWSGQTAKELGLVDELGYFDDAIKGAAELAGLEDYSVITIQEPVVGFDKIIQEFLGMAKVVLPAPAVQATEHRPNPFSSLVNQMWNEATGWLKFNDPKHMYIYCIECEALTK; from the coding sequence ATGTCTAGTGAAATTACTACCAATAAAAATTGGTTTTTCGATTTGATACGCGCATGCTGGGGCGTTTTGAATTTTACCCGCAAAGCTATTCTTAATATTATATTTATAATTTTAGCCGTAATTATCTTTGGCGCCATTTCCTCAAAAAAAGATCAACCCATCATATTTTCCGATAATTCAGTATTAGAGTTAAAACTTGTTGGCGATATTGTAGAAGAAAAAGCAGTCGTCGATCCCTACGCCGAGCTTATGAATGATGCTTTAGGTGCGACAAACACACGTAAAGAACTATTGTTAACAGATATATTAAACGCAATTGATTTTGCAGCAAACGATAAAAAAATAACTATGCTTAAACTTGACTTGCACGGTTTACAAGGCGCAGGTCTAAGCAAGCTACAAGAAGTGGCAAATGCCATTAAACAGTTTAAAAAAACAAGTGGAAAACCTGTTGTTGCTTACGGTGACTTCTTTACTCAAAGTCAATATTATTTAGCCTCACACGCAGATACCGTAATACTTCATCCAATGGGCTCAATTATTTTGGACGGATTTGGCCGTTACAATACTTATTACAAATCAGCGTTAGAAAAGCTAAATGTTAATTCTCACATTTTTAGAGTGGGTACATTTAAGTCAGCCATCGAACCTTATATTCGTGACGATATGTCTGAGGCAGCTAAAGAAGCTAACTCACAGTGGCTAAATGAACTTTGGGACATGTATAAAACTGACGTTGCTGTTCAACGAGACTTAAATGAAAGTCACTTTGATGAGAAACTTTCTATTTTTTACGACAAGTTCAAATCTGTTGACGGAGACTTTTCTGATTTAGCACTCACCAATAAATGGATTGATATGGTGATGACGCATCAAGAGTTTGATGCTTACATGAAGCAGGAGCTGAATGCGAGTAAAGAAAATGTTATTACGTTAAATAAATATTTAGACTTTGTCGATCAAACATTCCCTGTCCTTAACGCGGACAAAGTAGCTATCGTTGTTGCGAGCGGTACTATTTACGATGGCAATGCAAAACCTGGCGAAATTGGTGGTCACTCTACGGCAAAGTTATTAAAAGATGCGCGTTTAGATGACTCTGTCAAAGCCATTGTGTTGCGTGTTGACAGCCCTGGTGGCAGCGCATTTGCTTCTGAAATAATACGAAATGAAATTGAAGCGATAAAAGCTTCAGGTAAACCTATTGTTACCTCAATGAGCACGCTAGCGGCATCGGGTGGTTATTGGATTGCAGCGTCAACCGATAAGATATGGGCGTCACCAAGCACTATCACAGGCTCTATTGGTATATTTGGTATGTTTCTTACCTATGAAGAAACACTTGCTAAATTGGGCATCTACACCGATGGTGTAGGTACCACTGAGTTAGCCGGACTTTCTTCTGCCCGTAAGTTACCTTCTGAAATGAAAAACATCATTCAATTGTCTATTGAAAATGGCTATCGTCAATTTCTTAACTTGGTTTCGCAAGAGCGTGATATGACAGTTAAAGAAGTAGACAAAATTGCACAAGGTCGCGTTTGGTCTGGTCAAACTGCCAAGGAATTAGGCTTAGTTGATGAGCTGGGTTATTTTGACGATGCTATTAAGGGAGCAGCAGAGCTAGCCGGTCTTGAGGACTATTCTGTAATTACCATACAAGAGCCTGTGGTCGGCTTTGATAAAATAATTCAAGAATTTTTAGGGATGGCAAAAGTTGTTCTTCCAGCCCCTGCGGTACAAGCCACCGAGCATCGCCCTAATCCATTTTCGTCACTGGTAAATCAAATGTGGAATGAAGCCACAGGATGGCTTAAATTTAATGATCCTAAACATATGTATATCTATTGCATAGAGTGTGAAGCGTTAACAAAATAA